One Pagrus major chromosome 11, Pma_NU_1.0 genomic region harbors:
- the LOC141005445 gene encoding sex comb on midleg-like protein 2 isoform X2, whose translation MGKTQLKDQKDGKKEKPGRTVPITDAFSWEEYLKETSSIPAPASCFRQARVPPSNDFKVGMKLEAHDPRNSTSVCIATVMGLTGVRLRLRLDGSDNSNDFWRLVDSSDIQPIGTCEKNGDMLQPPLGFRMNASSWPMFLLRTLNGAEMAPATAFKKEPLRPTQNNFKPGMKLEAVDKKNPYLICPATIGEVKGEEVFIMFDGWRGAFDYWCKYDSRDIFPVGWCALTKHSLQSPGNSVTLPKNLQILPVSPSKPNRRSMQSPYRLPNPLPPLPVRKGVRGRRPKSETLALLKAVAEAAAAQNGTVPENTELVPRPHKKRGPKPGSKRKSKILQNPAQLPSIQVPQESPPSLNSVVSTVCVYVNKHGNCGLHLDRKQMQHLPDHFGPGPVNAVLQQVVQSCIDCAYQPKVLLSALQTHSGGGEIVRVRTDGGVRVVKLPAASSASFVLRFLETMCRHLQCDNLFSSQPFSHYTAYDRTKSVKEEALDAPSLARGSKRSLSGVSPPYAAPLSPKHLRTEAHPSEAETLPHEENGLIKEQRYMDSASNSMNPRPQTVRSSSEYHSAASSLYHPGNSTPMRRLSSNPAELSSTQPLRRVEAASSTTGPEAIGSERDSLLLPSKNPSSWSIEEVMQFVRDADPTALAPHAELFRKHEIDGKALMLLRSDMIMKYMGLKLGPALKLCHHIERLKQGKL comes from the exons ATGGGAAAAACTCAGCTAAAAG ATCAGAAAGATGGCAAAAAGGAGAAACCTGGACGGACAGTTCCAATAACAG ATGCATTCAGCTGGGAAGAATATCTAAAAGAGACATCATCCATACCAGCTCCTGCAAGCTGTTTTCGTCAG GCTAGAGTCCCACCCTCCAACGACTTCAAGGTGGGAATGAAACTCGAAGCCCATGACCCACGTAATTCCACATCAGTTTGTATCGCCACAGTGATGGGTTTAACTGGGGTCCGCCTGCGTCTCCGCCTGGACGGAAGTGACAACAGCAATGACTTCTGGAGGCTGGTCGACTCTTCTGATATCCAGCCGATCGGCACCTGTGAAAAGAACGGAGACATGCTGCAGCCACCACTGG GATTTCGGATGAACGCCTCCTCATGGCCCATGTTTCTGTTGAGAACCTTAAATGGAGCAGAGATGGCACCAGCAACAGCCTTTAAAAAG GAACCTCTGAGGCCCACCCAGAACAACTTTAAGCCCGGCATGAAGCTGGAGGCCGTGGACAAGAAGAACCCATACCTCATCTGCCCTGCCACCATAGGAGAGGTGAAGGGTGAAGAGGTCTTTATCATGTTCGATGGGTGGCGGGGTGCCTTCGATTACTGGTGCAAGTATGACTCCCGGGACATCTTCCCTGTGGGCTGGTGTGCCCTCACCAAGCACAGCCTACAGTCACCAGGCAACAGTG TCACCCTGCCAAAGAACCTGCAGATTCTCCCCGTGTCACCCTCCAAACCCAACAGGCGCTCCATGCAGTCCCCCTACAGACTCCCCAACCCGCTGCCCCCTCTGCCCGTCAGGAAGGGCGTAAGAGGCCGTCGACCCAAAAGCGAGACCCTTGCTCTGCTCAAAGCTGTGGCAGAGGCAGCGGCTGCCCAAAACGGAACTGTACCTGAAAACACAGAGCTGGTACCCCGGCCCCACAAGAAGAGAGGCCCCAAACCTGGAAGCAAG AGAAAGTCCAAGATTCTCCAGAACCCGGCACAGCTACCCAGCATCCAGGTTCCACAGGAGAGTCCTCCCAGCCTCAACTCTGTTGTTTCAACAG tgtgtgtgtacgtgaaCAAGCATGGAAACTGTGGCCTCCACCTGGACAGGAAGCAGATGCAGCATCTGCCAGACCACTTTGGACCGGGGCCAGTGAACGCTGTGCTCCAGCAGGTGGTCCAGTCATGTATAGACTGCGCATACCAGCCTAAAGTCCTGCTCAGTGCTCTGCAGACTcattcaggaggaggggagatTGTCAGag TGAGAACAGACGGTGGAGTTCGTGTGGTCAAACTACCAGCAGCCTCCAGTGCTTCTTTTGTGCTGCGGTTCTTAGAGACCATGTGTCGTCACCTGCAATGTGACAACCTGTTCAGCAGCCAGCCGTTCAGCCACTACACTGCCTATGACAGGACCAAGTCAG TGAAAGAAGAGGCATTGGACGCTCCATCTCTGGCTCGGGGGAGTAAACGGAGTCTGTCTGGAGTCTCCCCGCCATATGCAGCCCCTCTGTCACCTAAACATTTACGTACTGAAGCTCATCCATCAGAAG CAGAGACCCTGCCCCATGAAGAGAATGGCCTCATAAAGGAGCAGCGCTACATGGACTCAGCGTCCAACTCCATGAACCCTCGACCACAAACAGTGCGCAGTTCCTCAGAGTACCACTCCGCGGCCAGCAGCCTCTACCACCCTGGAAACAGCACGCCCATGCGCCGCCTCTCTTCAAACCCAGCAGAGCTTAGCTCCACACAGCCTCTCAGACGAGTTGAAG CAGCCAGCTCCACCACAGGTCCTGAGGCGATAGGGTCTGAGCGGGACAGTTTGCTGCTGCCCAGTAAAAACCCCTCCTCCTGGTCCATTGAAGAGGTGATGCAGTTTGTGAGGGACGCTGACCCCACAGCGTTAGCTCCCCATGCTGAACTGTTCAGGAAACAT GAAATTGATGGGAAAGCTCTGATGCTGCTACGGAGCGACATGATCATGAAGTACATGGGTCTGAAACTGGGGCCTGCACTGAAGCTATGCCATCACATAGAGAGGCTGAAACAAGGCAAACTGTAA
- the LOC141005445 gene encoding sex comb on midleg-like protein 2 isoform X1, with protein MGKTQLKDQKDGKKEKPGRTVPITGTTPATPKDAFSWEEYLKETSSIPAPASCFRQARVPPSNDFKVGMKLEAHDPRNSTSVCIATVMGLTGVRLRLRLDGSDNSNDFWRLVDSSDIQPIGTCEKNGDMLQPPLGFRMNASSWPMFLLRTLNGAEMAPATAFKKEPLRPTQNNFKPGMKLEAVDKKNPYLICPATIGEVKGEEVFIMFDGWRGAFDYWCKYDSRDIFPVGWCALTKHSLQSPGNSVTLPKNLQILPVSPSKPNRRSMQSPYRLPNPLPPLPVRKGVRGRRPKSETLALLKAVAEAAAAQNGTVPENTELVPRPHKKRGPKPGSKRKSKILQNPAQLPSIQVPQESPPSLNSVVSTVCVYVNKHGNCGLHLDRKQMQHLPDHFGPGPVNAVLQQVVQSCIDCAYQPKVLLSALQTHSGGGEIVRVRTDGGVRVVKLPAASSASFVLRFLETMCRHLQCDNLFSSQPFSHYTAYDRTKSVKEEALDAPSLARGSKRSLSGVSPPYAAPLSPKHLRTEAHPSEAETLPHEENGLIKEQRYMDSASNSMNPRPQTVRSSSEYHSAASSLYHPGNSTPMRRLSSNPAELSSTQPLRRVEAASSTTGPEAIGSERDSLLLPSKNPSSWSIEEVMQFVRDADPTALAPHAELFRKHEIDGKALMLLRSDMIMKYMGLKLGPALKLCHHIERLKQGKL; from the exons ATGGGAAAAACTCAGCTAAAAG ATCAGAAAGATGGCAAAAAGGAGAAACCTGGACGGACAGTTCCAATAACAGGTACAACCCCTGCGACACCTAAAG ATGCATTCAGCTGGGAAGAATATCTAAAAGAGACATCATCCATACCAGCTCCTGCAAGCTGTTTTCGTCAG GCTAGAGTCCCACCCTCCAACGACTTCAAGGTGGGAATGAAACTCGAAGCCCATGACCCACGTAATTCCACATCAGTTTGTATCGCCACAGTGATGGGTTTAACTGGGGTCCGCCTGCGTCTCCGCCTGGACGGAAGTGACAACAGCAATGACTTCTGGAGGCTGGTCGACTCTTCTGATATCCAGCCGATCGGCACCTGTGAAAAGAACGGAGACATGCTGCAGCCACCACTGG GATTTCGGATGAACGCCTCCTCATGGCCCATGTTTCTGTTGAGAACCTTAAATGGAGCAGAGATGGCACCAGCAACAGCCTTTAAAAAG GAACCTCTGAGGCCCACCCAGAACAACTTTAAGCCCGGCATGAAGCTGGAGGCCGTGGACAAGAAGAACCCATACCTCATCTGCCCTGCCACCATAGGAGAGGTGAAGGGTGAAGAGGTCTTTATCATGTTCGATGGGTGGCGGGGTGCCTTCGATTACTGGTGCAAGTATGACTCCCGGGACATCTTCCCTGTGGGCTGGTGTGCCCTCACCAAGCACAGCCTACAGTCACCAGGCAACAGTG TCACCCTGCCAAAGAACCTGCAGATTCTCCCCGTGTCACCCTCCAAACCCAACAGGCGCTCCATGCAGTCCCCCTACAGACTCCCCAACCCGCTGCCCCCTCTGCCCGTCAGGAAGGGCGTAAGAGGCCGTCGACCCAAAAGCGAGACCCTTGCTCTGCTCAAAGCTGTGGCAGAGGCAGCGGCTGCCCAAAACGGAACTGTACCTGAAAACACAGAGCTGGTACCCCGGCCCCACAAGAAGAGAGGCCCCAAACCTGGAAGCAAG AGAAAGTCCAAGATTCTCCAGAACCCGGCACAGCTACCCAGCATCCAGGTTCCACAGGAGAGTCCTCCCAGCCTCAACTCTGTTGTTTCAACAG tgtgtgtgtacgtgaaCAAGCATGGAAACTGTGGCCTCCACCTGGACAGGAAGCAGATGCAGCATCTGCCAGACCACTTTGGACCGGGGCCAGTGAACGCTGTGCTCCAGCAGGTGGTCCAGTCATGTATAGACTGCGCATACCAGCCTAAAGTCCTGCTCAGTGCTCTGCAGACTcattcaggaggaggggagatTGTCAGag TGAGAACAGACGGTGGAGTTCGTGTGGTCAAACTACCAGCAGCCTCCAGTGCTTCTTTTGTGCTGCGGTTCTTAGAGACCATGTGTCGTCACCTGCAATGTGACAACCTGTTCAGCAGCCAGCCGTTCAGCCACTACACTGCCTATGACAGGACCAAGTCAG TGAAAGAAGAGGCATTGGACGCTCCATCTCTGGCTCGGGGGAGTAAACGGAGTCTGTCTGGAGTCTCCCCGCCATATGCAGCCCCTCTGTCACCTAAACATTTACGTACTGAAGCTCATCCATCAGAAG CAGAGACCCTGCCCCATGAAGAGAATGGCCTCATAAAGGAGCAGCGCTACATGGACTCAGCGTCCAACTCCATGAACCCTCGACCACAAACAGTGCGCAGTTCCTCAGAGTACCACTCCGCGGCCAGCAGCCTCTACCACCCTGGAAACAGCACGCCCATGCGCCGCCTCTCTTCAAACCCAGCAGAGCTTAGCTCCACACAGCCTCTCAGACGAGTTGAAG CAGCCAGCTCCACCACAGGTCCTGAGGCGATAGGGTCTGAGCGGGACAGTTTGCTGCTGCCCAGTAAAAACCCCTCCTCCTGGTCCATTGAAGAGGTGATGCAGTTTGTGAGGGACGCTGACCCCACAGCGTTAGCTCCCCATGCTGAACTGTTCAGGAAACAT GAAATTGATGGGAAAGCTCTGATGCTGCTACGGAGCGACATGATCATGAAGTACATGGGTCTGAAACTGGGGCCTGCACTGAAGCTATGCCATCACATAGAGAGGCTGAAACAAGGCAAACTGTAA